A part of Streptomyces sp. DSM 40750 genomic DNA contains:
- a CDS encoding AAA family ATPase, whose protein sequence is MTALLPDTGEPEALTPGERADRAVAGILTSLDTAPGRGVVVDSPPGAGKSTLVVKATGHLTSAGHQLMIVAQTNEQVDDLVDRIAREHPGLALGRLHAGGHVLPPRVTRHPNVTGSRQVTDLRDLPVVVSTAKKWSFVTPDKCAPWRWAIVDEAYQMRSDGLLATAPLFAQDHSQVLFVGDPGQLDPFATVESDRWHGLTWDPLRNAVDVTLAHNPDLLRHQLPVSWRLPETAAPLVEQAFYPFYRFVPGTTAPERVLSYASLPHGSGPLDDVLARAADSGWGHLELPARHTLDQDPEVADALAVTAARLLERGALVNGERLTEARIAIGTARTVQADAVRARLADRGLTDIIVDTANRLQGREFDVTLVWHPLSGRHDASAFHLETGRLCVLLSRHRFACIVVARAGIRDLLDRHPRSSPVYLDVPPKFPDGWRAHQVVMGHLERGEHRVRAA, encoded by the coding sequence GTGACCGCCCTCCTTCCCGACACCGGGGAGCCCGAAGCCCTCACCCCCGGCGAACGCGCGGACCGGGCGGTCGCGGGGATCCTGACCAGCCTCGACACCGCGCCCGGCCGGGGCGTCGTCGTGGACTCACCTCCCGGAGCCGGGAAGTCCACGCTGGTGGTGAAGGCCACCGGGCACCTGACGTCCGCGGGCCACCAGCTCATGATCGTCGCGCAGACCAACGAGCAGGTCGACGACCTCGTGGACCGCATCGCGCGGGAGCATCCCGGCCTGGCACTCGGCCGCCTCCACGCCGGCGGCCACGTCCTCCCGCCCCGCGTCACCCGGCACCCCAACGTCACCGGGAGCCGCCAGGTGACGGACCTGCGCGACCTGCCCGTCGTGGTGTCCACCGCGAAGAAGTGGTCGTTCGTCACCCCGGACAAGTGCGCGCCGTGGCGGTGGGCCATCGTCGACGAGGCGTACCAGATGCGCTCGGACGGGCTCCTGGCAACGGCCCCGCTGTTCGCCCAGGACCACTCGCAGGTCCTCTTCGTCGGCGACCCCGGCCAGCTCGACCCCTTCGCCACCGTGGAGAGCGACCGCTGGCACGGCCTGACCTGGGACCCCCTGCGCAACGCGGTCGACGTCACCCTCGCCCACAACCCCGACCTCCTACGCCACCAACTCCCCGTCTCCTGGCGCCTGCCGGAGACGGCGGCACCCCTGGTCGAGCAGGCCTTCTACCCCTTCTACCGGTTCGTCCCCGGCACGACGGCACCGGAGCGCGTGCTGTCCTACGCCAGCCTGCCCCACGGCTCCGGCCCGCTGGACGACGTCCTCGCCCGGGCCGCCGACTCCGGCTGGGGCCACCTGGAACTCCCCGCCCGCCACACCCTCGACCAGGACCCGGAGGTGGCGGACGCCCTCGCGGTGACGGCTGCCCGGCTGCTGGAGCGTGGCGCGTTGGTCAATGGGGAGCGGCTGACTGAGGCGCGCATAGCGATCGGCACAGCACGCACCGTGCAGGCGGACGCGGTCCGCGCCCGCCTCGCCGATCGCGGCCTGACTGACATCATCGTGGACACCGCCAACCGCCTCCAGGGCCGCGAGTTCGACGTCACCCTGGTCTGGCACCCGCTGTCCGGCCGCCACGACGCCTCCGCCTTCCACCTGGAGACGGGCCGCCTGTGCGTCCTGCTCTCCCGGCACCGCTTCGCCTGCATCGTGGTGGCCCGCGCCGGCATCCGCGACCTGCTGGACCGGCATCCGCGGAGCAGTCCTGTGTACCTGGATGTGCCGCCCAAGTTTCCGGATGGGTGGCGGGCGCATCAGGTGGTTATGGGGCATTTGGAGCGGGGGGAGCACCGGGTGCGGGCGGCTTGA
- a CDS encoding Swt1 family HEPN domain-containing protein, which produces MALTNNEKVLRSFDQLLEGMRPWVDMRMSAQAPNGKDWTELIAAEDVAKFGTAKTYSRDDVRFLLRIITERWKVFERDLSRPQSALASELRETANAAHHGQKFSSDDTYRALDTIERLLTVIGAGGEADAVAKMRMEHQREVFEKQTRNRLIREAQAVKVAGMQAGTAIKPWREVIRPHADVIRGQFSAAEFAADLYAVAHGHSAAPEYLNPAEFFSRTYLTSGLSDLLTRALKRLSGDAGASPVINLQTQFGGGKTHSMLALYHLFSEGLATSALSQSVQDVVHASLPTAEGDPLRSLDVKRVTLVGTKLSPSQPIPKDDGTQVRTLWGELAWQLGDREAFDRVAMADATGTDPGDALDAVVRDVVAGGKSVLILIDEWVAYARQLVGRDDLPGGSFATQHTFAQHLTEMAKSIPGVMLVVSIPASDSLDNGGGGSALEVGGPNGHVALETLQHTIGRNADDWRPANNIESFEIVRRRLFEEPDAVALADIAAVAKQYVKYYQENTGFFPRETTTGAYEQRIRAAYPIHPELFDRLYEDWSTLPKFQRTRGVLRLMSVVINSLWAANDTTPLITPGAVPVHDTQVFSEITKYLDDNWKPVVDKDVDGEGATPVQIDHERPSFGQRALTRRVARSVFIATVPTLRSAHKGVDIQQLRLGTAVPGDVINHIGDARALLGQRATYFYEDGDRSWYDLAASVSRVAADRAAGYSQADVHATIVERLKTTAKASKASFGAVHAAPLDTGDIPDSEVLKLVVLHPKFTWGKDASAATDFAARLLREAGAGQRQRRNMLVMVAADRDTYPELEGVVREYRAWKSIADEAEELELSAQQRKQSVTRARQLDAAVDDRIRAAFTAALIPTELPGQKPTISLTRVAKDGGSLAERVTAALKAKGWITPVLGATLVRMALEGALANAWGKGHVRFGDLWSWYTQYPYLKRLPNRQVLEQAVLGAADVLLWQQDAFALADGYDEATDEYQNLWIHGDKPDPSFVTDDTLLVQPARAVAQRARVVATPPIEPVTPADGSNSGEGSSPSPSPGAVMPTPGPGSQPSTPPAKKVTRRFWGVKTLNPNRPAADFANIQQEVLAHLEAADGVTLEVRIEIAASTPDGFTEQQVRTVRENAAQLKFEDTGFEEN; this is translated from the coding sequence ATGGCGCTGACAAACAACGAGAAGGTACTGCGCAGCTTCGACCAGCTGCTCGAGGGCATGCGGCCGTGGGTCGACATGCGTATGTCAGCTCAGGCTCCGAATGGCAAGGACTGGACCGAGCTGATCGCCGCTGAGGACGTGGCGAAGTTCGGCACAGCCAAGACGTACTCACGCGACGACGTGCGGTTCCTGCTGCGCATAATCACGGAGAGATGGAAGGTCTTCGAGAGGGACCTCTCGCGCCCGCAGTCCGCGTTGGCCTCCGAGCTGCGGGAGACGGCGAACGCCGCGCATCACGGGCAGAAGTTCTCCTCGGACGACACCTACCGTGCGCTGGACACGATCGAGCGTCTACTGACGGTGATCGGTGCCGGTGGCGAGGCCGATGCGGTCGCGAAGATGCGCATGGAACACCAGCGGGAGGTCTTCGAAAAGCAGACCCGCAACCGGCTCATCCGTGAGGCGCAGGCGGTCAAGGTGGCCGGTATGCAGGCCGGTACGGCGATCAAGCCGTGGCGTGAAGTCATCCGGCCGCACGCCGACGTGATCCGCGGGCAGTTCTCCGCCGCGGAGTTCGCTGCCGACCTGTATGCGGTGGCCCATGGCCACAGCGCGGCGCCGGAGTATCTGAACCCGGCTGAGTTCTTCTCCCGTACCTATCTCACCAGCGGTCTGTCCGATCTGCTGACTCGTGCGCTCAAGCGCCTCTCCGGGGACGCCGGAGCAAGCCCGGTCATAAACCTGCAGACCCAGTTCGGTGGCGGCAAGACGCACTCGATGCTGGCCCTGTACCACCTGTTCTCCGAAGGCCTGGCTACAAGCGCACTGTCTCAGTCTGTCCAGGACGTTGTGCATGCCTCCCTGCCCACGGCTGAAGGCGATCCGCTGAGGTCTTTGGACGTGAAGCGGGTCACCTTGGTGGGCACGAAGCTCTCCCCGAGCCAGCCGATCCCTAAGGACGACGGCACGCAGGTGCGCACGCTCTGGGGGGAGTTGGCCTGGCAGCTGGGAGATCGCGAGGCATTCGACCGCGTCGCGATGGCTGATGCCACCGGCACCGATCCCGGCGACGCGCTGGACGCCGTCGTGCGCGACGTCGTCGCCGGCGGCAAGAGCGTGCTGATCCTGATCGACGAGTGGGTGGCCTACGCCCGCCAACTCGTGGGCCGCGACGACCTGCCCGGCGGATCCTTTGCCACGCAGCACACCTTCGCCCAGCACCTGACCGAGATGGCCAAATCCATCCCGGGCGTCATGCTCGTGGTCTCGATCCCCGCTTCCGACTCCCTGGACAACGGGGGCGGCGGCTCGGCGCTGGAGGTAGGCGGCCCCAACGGGCACGTCGCCCTGGAAACCCTGCAGCACACCATCGGCCGGAACGCCGACGACTGGCGGCCGGCCAACAACATCGAGTCCTTCGAGATCGTCCGGCGGCGCCTGTTCGAAGAACCCGACGCCGTGGCCCTGGCTGACATCGCCGCTGTGGCCAAGCAGTACGTGAAGTACTACCAGGAGAACACCGGGTTCTTCCCTCGCGAGACGACCACCGGCGCGTACGAGCAGCGCATCCGAGCGGCGTACCCCATCCATCCCGAGTTGTTCGACCGGCTCTACGAAGACTGGTCGACGCTGCCGAAGTTCCAGCGCACCCGCGGTGTGCTGCGCCTGATGAGCGTGGTCATCAACTCACTGTGGGCCGCCAATGACACCACACCGCTTATCACTCCTGGCGCAGTGCCCGTCCACGACACCCAGGTCTTCAGCGAGATCACCAAGTATCTCGATGACAACTGGAAGCCAGTGGTGGACAAGGACGTCGACGGTGAGGGGGCCACCCCTGTTCAGATCGACCACGAGCGTCCGTCGTTCGGGCAGCGAGCCCTTACCAGGCGTGTCGCCCGGTCGGTATTCATCGCAACTGTGCCGACGCTGCGCTCCGCACACAAGGGCGTGGATATCCAGCAACTCCGCTTGGGCACTGCGGTTCCGGGCGACGTCATCAACCACATCGGTGATGCCCGTGCCTTGCTGGGCCAACGTGCCACGTACTTCTACGAAGATGGCGACCGCTCCTGGTACGACCTGGCTGCTTCGGTCTCCCGCGTGGCCGCCGACCGCGCAGCCGGCTACAGCCAGGCCGACGTGCACGCCACGATCGTCGAACGCCTCAAGACGACGGCGAAGGCATCCAAGGCTTCCTTCGGTGCCGTGCACGCCGCGCCTCTCGACACCGGGGACATCCCCGATTCCGAGGTGCTCAAGCTCGTCGTCCTGCACCCGAAGTTCACCTGGGGCAAGGACGCCTCCGCCGCCACGGATTTCGCCGCGCGTCTCCTTCGGGAGGCAGGCGCCGGGCAGCGGCAGCGCCGCAACATGCTGGTCATGGTCGCCGCCGATCGCGACACCTACCCCGAACTCGAAGGGGTCGTACGGGAGTACCGGGCCTGGAAATCCATCGCCGACGAGGCCGAGGAGCTTGAGCTCAGCGCCCAGCAGCGCAAGCAGTCCGTCACCCGCGCACGCCAGTTGGACGCGGCCGTCGACGACCGCATCCGCGCAGCCTTCACCGCAGCGCTGATCCCGACCGAACTGCCCGGTCAGAAGCCCACTATCTCCCTTACCCGTGTCGCCAAGGACGGTGGTTCCCTCGCCGAGCGCGTCACCGCGGCGCTCAAAGCCAAGGGCTGGATCACCCCGGTGCTCGGGGCAACGCTGGTGCGTATGGCTCTCGAAGGCGCCCTGGCCAACGCCTGGGGCAAGGGGCACGTGCGGTTCGGCGACCTGTGGTCCTGGTACACGCAGTACCCCTACCTCAAGCGCCTGCCCAACCGGCAGGTGCTCGAACAGGCCGTACTCGGCGCCGCCGACGTCCTTCTCTGGCAGCAGGACGCCTTCGCCCTCGCCGACGGCTACGACGAAGCCACCGACGAGTACCAGAACCTCTGGATCCACGGCGACAAGCCCGATCCCAGCTTCGTCACCGATGACACGCTCCTCGTCCAGCCGGCCCGAGCCGTCGCCCAGCGCGCACGGGTTGTGGCTACCCCGCCGATCGAACCGGTCACCCCTGCGGACGGCAGCAATAGCGGTGAAGGCAGCAGCCCGTCTCCCAGTCCCGGTGCTGTCATGCCTACGCCGGGCCCCGGCTCTCAGCCCTCGACTCCGCCGGCGAAGAAGGTCACGCGCAGGTTCTGGGGTGTCAAGACCCTTAATCCCAACCGTCCCGCTGCCGACTTCGCCAATATCCAGCAGGAGGTCCTGGCGCACCTCGAAGCCGCCGACGGCGTCACGCTCGAGGTCCGTATCGAGATCGCCGCAAGCACTCCCGACGGATTCACCGAACAGCAGGTACGTACCGTCCGAGAGAACGCCGCCCAGTTGAAGTTCGAGGACACGGGTTTCGAAGAGAACTGA
- a CDS encoding helicase-related protein, which translates to MHTDEVEPGVRLTGLASGSVTVVAATPVGDALQITVRDDSGHLFDQVLFPEDLPGLRREASSSRWSFDADPAQFRLAAEALRMRHAGLSDPMLAVETSDIDPLPHQIRAVYGTLLAQAGSLRFLLADDPGAGKTIMAGLYLKELLLREDVQRCLIVAPGGLVEQWQTELAEKFGIEMAILTRDLAEADRDGDPFRRNPMLIARMDQLARNEEWQTILAESEWDLIVVDEAHRMSASWFGNELKRTRRYELGQLLGRITRHFLLMTATPHSGSEANFQTFLALLDPDRFAGQYRQGVHSTDTTGLMRRMIKEDLLTFEGKPLFPERVAETVEYTLSLPEMRLYEEVTEYVRTEMNRAERTDGRRRTVGFALTVMQRRLASSPEAIYRSIRRRAARLRAHREQILAGPFVPPPETLSFDPDDFDSDELGAAELEQLESEVLDAATAARTAAELDAELAVLARLEEIAEQVRTSGEDRKWQELRSLVLKAREEGLSSDRHAPHKIIIFTEHRDTLDYLAGRITTLLGGDADAVCTIHGGTARQARRETRTKFSNDPRCHVLIATDAAGEGLNLQAAHLMVNYDLPWNPNRIEQRFGRIHRIGQREVCRLWNLVASETREGQVFQRLLTKIEQQRRAYGGKVFDVLGENAFADEPLRDLLMRAIRYGEQPEVRAHLDQVIDKSVADGLQELIKERALATSEIGLEELAELRRQMDEARARRMQPHFVQAFVMESLRALGGRASKREKDRFELTQVPAALREGRRTVSPRYARITFEPSAVIMPGRPDAELIAPGHPLMDAIITEILNRYGDTLTRGATFLDRTVTTPQLVFALLEELSDGHGAAISKRFEYVSVLPDGTAQQAGPAPYLDLSLPTDLNLEQHTTLTLAINSELSAPWLADGVEKIAQSWAIQHGLPEHRADVVARVVPAVERTRKLMRQRLLAQMNYWDGESIKLAEAQAAGKKIRISPATARDRARSLEARLERRQGELDLEIQVNVHPPQIISAALVLPAGVVPGTADDQPTPDSFALDTTVTERRAVDAVLAAERRLGRVPEEMAHSNKGFDIRSCKPDGHLIFIEVKGRVLGADNFTVTTSEVGYAKNAEPDYRLALVAVDPDTPDGSNDQVRYVLNPFADLVLDKYVDDLRRKWKAEWGRGVEPL; encoded by the coding sequence ATGCACACCGATGAGGTCGAGCCTGGGGTTCGCCTGACCGGATTGGCCTCGGGGTCGGTGACCGTCGTGGCCGCCACGCCGGTCGGTGACGCTCTTCAAATTACGGTCCGCGACGACTCCGGGCACCTATTCGACCAGGTGCTCTTCCCCGAAGACCTCCCTGGGCTGCGGCGTGAAGCATCGAGCTCGCGGTGGTCGTTCGACGCCGACCCTGCTCAGTTCCGTCTTGCGGCTGAAGCTCTGCGCATGCGGCACGCGGGTCTGTCGGACCCGATGCTGGCCGTGGAAACCAGCGACATCGACCCGCTGCCCCACCAGATCCGCGCCGTCTACGGCACCCTGCTGGCCCAAGCCGGCTCCCTGCGCTTCCTGCTGGCAGATGATCCTGGCGCAGGAAAGACGATCATGGCGGGTCTGTATCTCAAGGAGCTGCTGCTGCGTGAAGACGTGCAGCGTTGCCTGATCGTCGCCCCCGGTGGGCTGGTCGAGCAGTGGCAGACCGAACTCGCGGAGAAGTTCGGGATCGAGATGGCGATCTTGACACGCGATCTCGCTGAGGCCGACCGCGATGGCGACCCGTTCCGGCGCAACCCCATGCTGATCGCGCGCATGGACCAGCTCGCCCGCAACGAAGAGTGGCAGACCATCCTCGCAGAGTCTGAATGGGACCTCATCGTCGTGGACGAGGCCCACCGCATGAGCGCCTCCTGGTTCGGCAACGAACTCAAGCGCACCCGCCGCTACGAGCTCGGCCAGCTGCTCGGCAGAATCACCCGACACTTCCTGCTGATGACCGCGACCCCTCACTCGGGATCGGAAGCCAACTTCCAGACGTTCCTCGCGCTACTGGATCCCGACAGGTTCGCTGGGCAGTACCGCCAGGGCGTGCACTCCACCGACACCACCGGACTGATGCGCCGGATGATCAAGGAGGACCTGCTCACCTTCGAGGGTAAGCCGCTATTCCCTGAGCGGGTGGCGGAGACCGTCGAGTACACGCTTTCCCTACCGGAGATGCGTCTGTACGAAGAGGTCACCGAGTACGTACGCACGGAGATGAACCGGGCCGAGCGAACCGACGGCAGACGACGCACCGTCGGCTTCGCGCTCACGGTCATGCAGCGACGCCTGGCGTCGAGCCCGGAGGCGATCTACCGGTCGATACGGCGCCGTGCCGCGCGCCTGCGCGCCCACCGTGAGCAGATCCTGGCGGGCCCGTTCGTTCCCCCACCCGAGACACTGTCGTTCGACCCGGACGATTTCGACTCCGACGAGTTGGGTGCCGCCGAGCTGGAGCAGCTGGAGAGCGAGGTCCTGGACGCCGCCACCGCCGCACGCACGGCAGCCGAGCTGGACGCCGAGCTCGCGGTCCTGGCACGTCTTGAAGAGATCGCTGAACAGGTCCGTACCTCGGGTGAGGATCGAAAGTGGCAGGAGTTGCGTTCCCTTGTCCTCAAGGCCCGCGAAGAGGGCCTGAGCAGTGACCGCCACGCCCCGCACAAGATCATTATCTTCACCGAGCACCGCGACACCCTCGACTACCTCGCAGGCCGGATCACCACCCTGCTGGGCGGCGATGCGGATGCCGTGTGCACCATCCACGGCGGCACCGCGCGACAGGCTCGTCGGGAAACCCGAACCAAGTTCAGCAACGACCCTCGCTGCCATGTTCTGATCGCAACCGATGCCGCCGGCGAAGGACTGAACCTTCAGGCCGCGCACCTGATGGTCAACTATGACCTCCCCTGGAACCCCAACCGAATCGAGCAGCGCTTCGGACGTATCCACCGCATCGGCCAGCGCGAGGTCTGCCGCCTGTGGAATCTCGTGGCCTCCGAAACCAGGGAAGGTCAGGTCTTCCAGCGCCTCCTGACCAAGATCGAGCAGCAGCGTCGCGCCTACGGCGGCAAGGTCTTCGACGTCCTGGGAGAGAATGCCTTCGCGGACGAGCCGCTACGTGACCTGCTTATGCGAGCCATCCGCTACGGCGAGCAGCCCGAGGTCCGCGCCCACCTGGACCAGGTCATCGACAAGTCCGTAGCCGACGGCCTCCAGGAGCTGATCAAGGAACGCGCACTGGCCACCTCGGAGATCGGGCTGGAGGAGCTGGCCGAGCTGCGCCGGCAGATGGATGAGGCCCGTGCCCGGCGCATGCAGCCCCATTTCGTGCAGGCTTTCGTCATGGAGTCCCTGCGTGCCCTAGGCGGGCGGGCCTCCAAGCGGGAGAAAGACCGATTCGAGCTGACCCAGGTGCCCGCCGCTTTGCGCGAAGGTCGGCGTACCGTCAGCCCGCGCTATGCACGCATCACCTTCGAGCCCTCGGCCGTGATCATGCCCGGCCGCCCGGACGCCGAGCTCATAGCGCCCGGGCATCCGCTGATGGACGCGATCATCACTGAGATCCTGAACAGGTACGGCGACACGCTGACCCGTGGAGCGACCTTCCTGGACCGGACCGTCACCACTCCCCAGCTCGTGTTCGCCTTGCTGGAAGAGCTCTCGGACGGGCACGGCGCGGCAATCAGCAAGAGGTTCGAGTACGTCTCCGTGCTGCCCGACGGAACCGCACAGCAGGCAGGCCCCGCTCCGTACCTCGACCTGTCCCTGCCTACAGACCTGAACCTGGAGCAGCACACCACGCTGACCCTTGCCATCAACTCCGAGCTGTCCGCACCCTGGCTTGCCGACGGCGTTGAGAAGATCGCCCAGAGCTGGGCGATCCAGCACGGTTTGCCCGAGCACCGCGCCGACGTCGTCGCTCGCGTCGTCCCAGCTGTCGAGCGGACGCGCAAGCTTATGCGTCAGCGGCTGCTGGCTCAGATGAACTACTGGGACGGCGAGTCGATCAAGCTCGCCGAGGCGCAGGCGGCAGGCAAGAAGATCCGTATCTCGCCGGCCACCGCACGCGATCGCGCCCGGTCGCTGGAGGCCCGGCTCGAACGCCGTCAAGGCGAACTCGACCTCGAAATCCAGGTCAACGTGCACCCACCGCAGATCATCAGCGCAGCGCTCGTCCTGCCCGCCGGGGTCGTCCCGGGCACCGCCGACGATCAGCCGACACCTGACAGCTTCGCTCTGGACACCACCGTCACCGAGCGTCGTGCCGTAGATGCCGTACTGGCTGCCGAGCGTCGGCTCGGCCGGGTACCTGAGGAGATGGCGCACTCCAACAAGGGCTTCGACATCCGTTCCTGCAAGCCCGACGGCCACCTGATCTTCATCGAGGTCAAGGGGCGTGTGCTGGGCGCTGACAACTTCACTGTCACCACCAGCGAGGTCGGCTACGCCAAGAACGCCGAGCCCGACTACCGGCTGGCCCTCGTCGCTGTCGACCCCGACACCCCCGACGGGTCGAACGACCAGGTCCGCTATGTGCTCAACCCCTTCGCCGACTTAGTCCTGGACAAGTACGTCGACGACCTGCGCCGCAAGTGGAAGGCCGAGTGGGGCCGCGGTGTGGAGCCCCTCTGA
- a CDS encoding DUF1156 domain-containing protein — MNTAVQPGTPSGSVPRRKLIEVSLPLEDINAESAREKSIRHGHPSTLHLWWARRPLAAARAVLFAQLVDDPSSHPELFPTEEEQKAERERLHGIIRRLVVWENINDEGLYREAREEILKSTGGNPPAILDPFAGGGTIPLEAQRLGLETHASDLNPVPVLINKALIEIPSKFAGQPPIFPGAAESRLGPWPRATGLAEDVRRYGAWLIGRARERVGYLYPKAQVPVLGSEGQLTGKTTEASVIAWIWARTVICPNPACGIRMPLVRSWWLGKKKGKEAYVVPEVVDDATAPGGRRVEFAIGHDAKQAPAKTDDGTMSGQKGGKCIACQAFVSAAEVHRQYDVPDDQKPASVLIAVVAEGKKKRIYLPPSVAHTAVVRDVRTEAVAIRQGDAELNAQARGTFGGNAQGRRWGFFTFADYFADRQIIALTTFSDLVTKARERALADALAAGLPPGERLNKGGNGAEAYADAVATYLGLTVSRLTDYQSGITTWASNPQMEILRNVFSRQAIPMAWDFAEGNPFGPSSGTLEIMLSAVVKAVDKLPASSPGGVSQADAASRDYTGLLVATDPPYYDNIVYSDVSDFFYVWLRRSLRSIYPSLFGTMLVPKDEELVANSYRHGGKEKAEKFFEEGFEQVFARARQSASSDYPITVFYAFKQAELEKEGVASTGWSTFLEGMVRNGWSITATWPVRSERGGRMTSVGTNALASSIVLALRPREKSAPATDRTGFLVALHTELEEALPRIREGAIAPADLRQTILGPGMAVFSRFSRVLEDDGSTMLVKTALALINQTFDALQNEHDAELDAETRFCLDWFRSYGWDTRPYGDAESLAVPLGLSVDGIARGGTLTSGGGKVALIKPQDLDSGWDPAHDDRLSLWEVTCHLARAYATEGREEAARLMAEVKGRVDLDEVNRLATRLYELMESQDSLTAGLFNGLGGAWADVSATSTTIRPAAVAEMLFGEEI; from the coding sequence GTGAACACCGCAGTGCAGCCCGGAACGCCGTCAGGTTCTGTCCCTCGACGCAAGCTCATCGAGGTCTCTCTCCCGCTGGAGGACATCAACGCCGAGTCCGCCCGGGAGAAGTCGATCCGCCATGGCCATCCCTCTACGCTGCACCTGTGGTGGGCCCGCCGGCCGCTGGCGGCGGCGCGGGCGGTGCTGTTCGCCCAGCTCGTCGATGACCCGTCTTCGCATCCCGAGCTGTTCCCCACGGAGGAAGAGCAGAAGGCGGAACGTGAGCGCCTGCACGGGATCATCCGACGGCTGGTGGTCTGGGAGAACATCAACGACGAGGGCCTGTATCGAGAGGCCCGCGAGGAGATCCTCAAGAGCACGGGAGGGAACCCGCCGGCAATCCTTGACCCGTTTGCCGGCGGCGGCACGATCCCATTGGAGGCGCAGCGTCTCGGCCTGGAGACTCACGCCAGCGACCTCAACCCCGTGCCGGTACTGATCAACAAAGCTCTTATCGAGATCCCGTCGAAGTTCGCCGGACAGCCGCCGATCTTCCCGGGGGCTGCTGAGAGTCGATTGGGGCCTTGGCCACGCGCCACAGGGCTAGCGGAGGACGTACGCCGTTACGGCGCGTGGCTGATCGGCCGCGCCCGGGAGCGCGTAGGGTACCTGTATCCAAAGGCGCAGGTTCCCGTGCTGGGATCCGAGGGCCAGCTCACGGGGAAGACCACCGAAGCCTCCGTCATCGCATGGATCTGGGCCCGTACGGTGATCTGCCCCAACCCGGCGTGCGGCATCCGCATGCCGCTGGTGCGTTCCTGGTGGCTCGGCAAGAAGAAGGGCAAGGAAGCGTACGTCGTCCCGGAAGTGGTCGACGACGCCACGGCGCCCGGCGGACGGCGCGTGGAGTTCGCCATCGGGCACGACGCAAAGCAGGCTCCGGCGAAGACGGACGACGGAACGATGTCCGGCCAGAAGGGCGGAAAATGCATTGCGTGCCAGGCATTCGTCAGCGCTGCTGAGGTACATCGCCAGTACGACGTGCCAGACGATCAGAAGCCTGCTTCTGTATTGATCGCCGTTGTTGCCGAAGGGAAAAAAAAGCGCATCTATCTCCCCCCATCCGTCGCGCATACCGCGGTTGTGAGAGATGTCCGCACAGAGGCCGTCGCCATCCGACAAGGCGATGCAGAGCTCAACGCACAAGCTCGAGGCACCTTCGGCGGAAATGCTCAAGGGCGCCGATGGGGATTCTTTACCTTCGCCGACTACTTCGCCGACCGCCAGATCATCGCCTTGACCACCTTCAGCGACCTTGTCACCAAGGCGCGCGAGCGTGCACTGGCCGACGCACTTGCCGCAGGCCTCCCCCCCGGTGAGCGACTGAACAAGGGAGGCAACGGAGCAGAGGCGTACGCGGATGCTGTCGCGACATATCTAGGCCTGACGGTAAGCCGCCTGACCGACTATCAGTCGGGAATAACAACCTGGGCCAGCAACCCACAGATGGAGATCCTGCGGAATGTGTTTTCCCGTCAGGCAATCCCGATGGCGTGGGATTTCGCCGAAGGTAATCCATTCGGGCCTTCTTCCGGCACGCTAGAAATCATGCTTTCAGCCGTGGTTAAGGCCGTGGACAAGCTTCCCGCTTCGTCCCCTGGTGGAGTCTCTCAGGCCGACGCTGCCAGCCGTGACTACACAGGGCTCTTGGTCGCAACAGATCCTCCGTACTACGACAACATCGTCTACTCTGACGTCTCCGACTTCTTCTACGTCTGGCTTCGCCGCTCCCTCCGCAGCATTTACCCGAGCCTGTTCGGGACGATGCTAGTTCCCAAGGATGAGGAACTCGTCGCCAACTCCTACCGCCATGGCGGGAAAGAAAAGGCCGAGAAGTTCTTCGAGGAGGGCTTCGAGCAGGTCTTCGCGCGCGCACGGCAGTCGGCATCGTCGGACTACCCGATCACTGTCTTCTACGCCTTCAAGCAGGCCGAGCTGGAGAAGGAAGGTGTCGCTTCCACTGGGTGGTCCACCTTCCTGGAGGGAATGGTCCGTAATGGCTGGTCGATCACCGCGACGTGGCCGGTTCGCTCGGAGCGTGGCGGCCGGATGACCTCCGTGGGTACGAACGCACTCGCCTCGTCGATCGTGCTGGCTCTCCGCCCCCGCGAGAAATCCGCACCGGCGACGGACCGCACAGGGTTCCTGGTCGCGCTCCACACAGAGCTGGAGGAGGCACTGCCTCGTATCCGTGAGGGCGCGATCGCCCCGGCGGACCTGAGGCAGACGATCCTTGGTCCTGGTATGGCGGTGTTCTCCCGCTTCTCCCGGGTACTGGAGGACGACGGCTCCACGATGTTGGTGAAGACCGCACTGGCATTGATCAACCAGACGTTCGACGCCCTGCAGAACGAACACGACGCCGAACTGGACGCCGAAACCCGGTTCTGCTTGGACTGGTTCCGCTCTTACGGATGGGACACCCGTCCCTACGGTGACGCCGAGTCGCTGGCGGTGCCCCTGGGCCTCTCTGTGGACGGGATCGCCCGCGGCGGAACCCTCACCTCCGGCGGCGGAAAGGTCGCGCTGATCAAGCCGCAGGACCTCGACTCCGGATGGGACCCGGCCCACGATGACCGGCTGTCCCTGTGGGAGGTCACCTGCCATCTTGCACGCGCGTACGCGACCGAGGGGCGCGAGGAGGCCGCCAGGCTCATGGCCGAGGTGAAGGGGAGGGTGGACCTGGACGAGGTCAACCGCCTGGCCACCCGCCTGTACGAGCTGATGGAGTCTCAAGATTCCTTGACCGCTGGCCTGTTCAATGGGCTCGGAGGTGCGTGGGCCGATGTCTCCGCGACATCGACCACGATCCGCCCGGCCGCTGTGGCCGAGATGCTCTTTGGGGAGGAGATCTGA